The proteins below are encoded in one region of Phaseolus vulgaris cultivar G19833 chromosome 1, P. vulgaris v2.0, whole genome shotgun sequence:
- the LOC137816244 gene encoding gibberellin 2-beta-dioxygenase 2-like translates to MVVPSSPTATKAMRIPTIDLSMERSQLSQSVVKACEEYGFFRVVNHSVPKEVIARLEEEGGEFFSKPSHQKRRAGPASPFGYGFTNIGPNGDMGDLEYLLLHANPLSIAQRSKTIANDSTKFSVVVKEYVEVVKEVTCDILDLVVEGLGVPDKLALSSLIRDFHSDSVLRINHYPPLKVKTKGNKNSIGFGAHSDPQMLTIMRSNDVGGLQIYTREGLWLPVPPDPTNFFVMVGDVLQVMTNGKFMSVRHRALTNTLEARMSMMYFAAPPLDWWIAPLPEMLSPPQNRSLYKPFTWAQYKQAAYSSRLGDSRLDLFKAQLDTHLLSSSPSHFQC, encoded by the exons ATGGTTGTTCCTTCTTCTCCAACAGCCACAAAGGCAATGAGAATCCCTACCATTGACCTATCCATGGAAAGGTCACAGTTATCGCAAAGTGTGGTGAAAGCCTGCGAGGAATACGGTTTCTTCAGAGTGGTTAACCACAGTGTGCCGAAGGAGGTTATTGCAAGATTGGAAGAAGAAGGTGGAGAGTTTTTCTCAAAACCCAGCCACCAGAAGCGTCGGGCTGGGCCCGCAAGCCCTTTCGGTTACGGCTTCACCAACATTGGGCCCAATGGAGATATGGGTGACCTCGAGTATCTTCTACTTCATGCTAACCCTCTCTCCATAGCCCAGAGATCCAAAACCATCGCTAACGACTCCACCAAGTTCAG TGTTGTTgtgaaggaatatgtggaagtagTGAAAGAAGTAACGTGCGATATTCTAGATCTGGTGGTTGAGGGGTTGGGGGTCCCAGACAAGTTAGCTCTTAGCAGTCTCATCAGAGATTTTCACAGCGATTCTGTTCTGAGGATTAATCACTACCCTCCATTGAAGGTGAAGACGAAGGGTAACAAGAACAGCATTGGTTTCGGGGCGCATTCTGACCCTCAGATGTTGACCATCATGCGGTCCAACGATGTGGGTGGCCTCCAGATTTACACCCGTGAGGGGCTGTGGCTTCCTGTTCCTCCTGACCCCACAAATTTCTTTGTCATGGTTGGCGATGTCTTGCAG GTTATGACAAATGGAAAGTTCATGAGCGTGAGGCACAGGGCATTGACCAACACGTTGGAGGCAAGGATGTCAATGATGTACTTTGCAGCACCACCACTTGATTGGTGGATTGCTCCTCTACCCGAGATGCTGTCACCGCCACAGAATCGAAGTTTATATAAGCCCTTCACATGGGCCCAGTACAAGCAAGCAGCATATTCTTCACGCCTTGGAGATTCCCGACTTGATCTCTTCAAGGCCCAGCTAGATACCCATCTTCTCTCTTCCTCTCCATCACACTTTCAATGTTGA